In one window of Cydia fagiglandana chromosome 1, ilCydFagi1.1, whole genome shotgun sequence DNA:
- the LOC134668743 gene encoding distal membrane-arm assembly complex protein 2: MSLNIKPYRLCRTFFITSRNYCQEKSIYQRDEEGPQPRMVHGKLYPDWRKPWIQRDGEWTSKLSVFVEKNPNPNIVNALSKLPNLTVEDVKEWWGSMKVLQEIKNQEFLPTRVATLGSNLAALHFFTYRACAIRLKGKKEWITGDATNLNLPSQYEEGYFVEAVDCTNFLHNGIRYEGIQNFSGLNFLKWVSLRNNKHVDVWCLDRLAGQNGKSLEHLDIRGCNLCVGGVSALARMSALKTLYVTDPGDNLELQSALSVLEEENPKLLINAVTE, translated from the exons ATGTCGCTTAACATAAAACCTTATCGACTTTGTCGGACATTCTTTATAACCTCTCGAAACTATTGCCAAGAGAAGTCTATTTATCAGCGCGATGAAGAAGGCCCGCAACCACGAATGGTGCACGGGAAGCTGTACCCCGACTGGAGGAAGCCATGGATACAACGCGACGGAGAATGGACCAGCAAGTTGTCAGTGTTTGTGGAGAAAAATCCTAATCCAAATATCGTGAATGCACTCTCCAAACTGCCGAATTTGACCGTGGAAGATGTAAAGGAATGGTGGGGCAGTATGAAGGTGCTGCAAGAGATTAAGAACCAGGAGTTTCTGCCAACGAGAGTGGCTACTCTTGGGTCTAATCTGGCTGCACTGCACTTCTTCACATACAGAGCTTGTGCCATTAG ATTGAAAGGAAAAAAGGAATGGATAACTGGAGATGCAACAAACCTAAACCTTCCCAGCCAGTACGAAGAAGGGTATTTTGTAGAAGCTGTAGATTGTACCAATTTCCTTCATAATGGTATCCGGTACGAAGGCATCCAAAATTTCTCTGGCCTCAACTTCCTCAAATGGGTATCATTGAGAAATAATAAACATGTTGATGTTTGGTGCCTGGACAGACTGGCCGGTCAGAACGGGAAAAGCTTAGAACACTTAGATATCCGAGGTTGCAACCTATGTGTTGGCGGAGTTTCTGCCTTAGCAAGAATGTCAGCACTCAAAACTCTGTATGTAACTGATCCTGGTGATAATTTAGAGCTGCAGTCGGCTTTGTCCGTCCTAGAGGAGGAAAATCCTAAGCTCTTGATAAATGCTGTTACTGAATGA
- the LOC134668829 gene encoding UDP-glucosyltransferase 2-like has protein sequence MVVMFFVCLCGLPVSGHLRVKLRVCEKLLGVVTMRTLAVLAMLMLTACEAHRALVVFPIPTRSHINLGEGYVRHLLRAGHQVTYITPVPIKDPSKNLRQIDVSSNFALFPAGEILDLTKLMNKELPVFGTPEVLQMMLVIANGTLMHEHVQRLLHDVQEEFDVVIAEWMFVEAYSGLAPVFGCPFIWSSSMEPHAMVLSLMGEDPNPAYVTDYSSTIVPPFNFQQRVAGLWTFLSTKYHKWQDEASLYEKAFTSAAAARGRHLPPYEAAKYNASLMLGNSHVSAGSAFSLPQSYIPIAGYHIEETVKPLPKDLQTLMDNAKHGVIYFSMGSVLSSKSLSAELKRALLGMFGQLKQTVIWKLEESPENLPKNVHLIGFAPQQSILDHPNCILFITHGGLLSNTEALHFGVPIIGIPVFADQFLNIDRAVSKGYAKRVDFDHDIPEKLKEAIEDILGSSRYHERMKELSFVYHHRQSPPGKTLVHWVEHVVRTRGAPHLRSPALLVPWYQKMYLDLLGLVFVLVLLSVFVVRRFLSTKIDVNKKNR, from the exons ATGGTCGTtatgttttttgtttgtttgtgtggCCTGCCAGTCTCGGGTCATCTCCGAGTGAAGCTTCGCGTGTGTGAGAAATTGTTGGGAGTTG TGACCATGAGGACGTTAGCAGTGCTAGCAATGCTGATGCTAACAGCATGCGAGGCGCATCGGGCGCTGGTGGTGTTCCCGATCCCCACGCGCAGCCACATCAACCTGGGCGAGGGCTACGTCAGGCACCTGCTTAGGGCCGGCCATCAG GTGACGTATATAACTCCAGTTCCTATTAAGGACCCATCAAAGAATTTGCGACAAATCGACGTGTCTTCAAACTTTGCCCTTTTTCCAGCGG GTGAAATTTTAGACCTGACGAAGCTGATGAACAAGGAGTTACCAGTGTTCGGCACACCGGAGGTGCTGCAGATGATGCTGGTCATCGCCAACGGGACGCTGATGCATGAGCACGTGCAACGACTGTTGCATGACGTCCAGGAGGAGTTCGACGTCGTCATAGCGGAGTGGATGTTCGTGGAGGCGTACAGCGG ACTAGCACCAGTGTTCGGCTGTCCGTTCATCTGGTCGTCCTCCATGGAGCCGCACGCGATGGTGCTGTCCCTCATGGGCGAGGACCCCAACCCTGCCTACGTGACGGATTACAGCTCCACCATAGTCCCGCCCTTCAACTTCCAGCAGCGAGTCGCTGGACTCTGGACGTTTTTGTCCACTAAGTATCATAAATGGCAAGAC GAGGCTTCGCTATACGAGAAAGCGTTCACCTCAGCAGCGGCCGCCAGGGGTCGCCACCTGCCTCCATACGAGGCGGCCAAGTACAACGCGAGTCTGATGCTGGGAAACTCCCATGTGTCCGCTGGAAGCGCGTTCAGTCTGCCGCAGAGCTACATTCCTATAGCTGGGTACCACATCGAGGAGACAGTCAAGCCTTTACCTAAG GACCTCCAAACTCTTATGGACAATGCTAAACATGGAGTTATCTACTTCAGTATGGGCTCCGTACTGAGCAGCAAAAGTTTGTCCGCGGAACTGAAACGTGCCCTCCTTGGCATGTTCGGTCAGCTGAAGCAGACCGTCATCTGGAAACTGGAGGAGTCACCCGAGAACTTGCCCAAAAATGTCCATTTGATTGGTTTTGCTCCACAACAAAGCATATTAG ACCATCCTAATTGTATCCTCTTCATCACGCATGGCGGGCTGCTATCCAACACGGAGGCGCTGCATTTTGGCGTGCCCATCATCGGGATCCCCGTCTTCGCTGACCAGTTTCTCAATATCGACAGGGCTGTGAGCAAAGGCTACGCGAAGAGAGTGGATTTTGATCACGACATTCCGGAGAAGTTGAAAGAGGCTATTGAAGATATTCTTGGAAGTTCAAG GTACCATGAGCGAATGAAGGAGCTCTCGTTTGTGTACCATCACCGCCAGAGCCCGCCCGGCAAGACCCTGGTCCACTGGGTGGAGCACGTGGTGCGCACGCGCGGCGCGCCGCATCTGCGCTCTCCTGCGCTCCTGGTGCCCTGGTACCAAAAGATGTACCTCGATCTGTTGGGTCTTGTGTTTGTACTTGTTTTATTAAGCGTTTTTGTTGTAAGACGATTCTTGTCGACTAAGATTGATGTGAATAAGAAGAATAGATGA